Proteins encoded together in one Oncorhynchus mykiss isolate Arlee chromosome 7, USDA_OmykA_1.1, whole genome shotgun sequence window:
- the LOC110527804 gene encoding uncharacterized protein C3orf18 encodes MDSTMAKTTASFLSTVSSMTPTSMTSLLAVTTDARMERDNVTASRTTLMTSTITITTTNETSYNATKLPEVALEGAGMGMVLVPFGIITVIGLALVMMLYIRKRKRLEKLRHQLMPMYNFDPAEEQDDLEQELLDHNRDGNLTGSNNKTLTTSQGTTQRPSRLVFTDVANVLNA; translated from the exons ATGGATTCGACCATGGCCAAAACCACCGCTAgctttctctccactgtctccagCATGACCCCCACCTCCATGACCTCCCTCCTCGCCGTTACCACGGACGCACGGATGGAACGGGACAATGTCACCGCATCCAGAACAACACTCATGACCAGTACCATTACTATAACAACAACCAACGAGACAAGCTACAACGCCACCAAGCTGCCAGAGGTGGCGTTAGAAGGCGCGGGGATGGGCATGGTGCTGGTGCCCTTTGGCATCATCACTGTAATTGGCCTGGCATTGGTCATG ATGTTGTATATCAGGAAACGGAAGAG ACTGGAGAAGCTGAGGCACCAGCTGATGCCCATGTATAACTTTGACCCTGCAGAGGAACAGGATGACCTGGAACAGGAACTACTGGACCACAACCGGGACGGCAACCTCACAGGATCCAATAACAAG ACTCTCACAACCTCCCAGGGGACGACGCAGAGGCCCAGTCGCCTGGTCTTCACAGACGTAGCCAACGTTCTCAATGCATAA